Sequence from the Oncorhynchus clarkii lewisi isolate Uvic-CL-2024 unplaced genomic scaffold, UVic_Ocla_1.0 unplaced_contig_7982_pilon_pilon, whole genome shotgun sequence genome:
CAGAACCTGAATTATCTCCCCATCTCCCTGGTTTTATCTTGCTGCTATCACTGTCTAGGTTTAGGATAATTAGCCCATACCAGTGACAAACTTGGCTATGTTATTGACACATGGCAGGACCAAACAAAGTTTAGCTCACTTATTTTGCCAGCTAGAAAGAAACGGACACAAATTTATTCAGAATAGGAGCAAGCTAAGGTTGGCTGATGCCTCTTCAACAAGAAACTGTGACAACATTAACCCTAAACTCCCAAAATAAACTTTCCCATTGAGCAAAATCCACAATCCACCCCTCTAAAGAAAACCTGGCTCCTGGACTACTCCAAAATGCCAACCGATCCACGATGGAATACATGGCCACATTTTGGTTTAGCAAACCATccatccacagacacacacacacacacacacagtttcgaCCCCAGCCACAGGGCCTCTATACAGAGCCATGCCCAGACCTTTTGGGAAGCATGTGCTCAAGCTAAAAAAGGGCAGCCCCCCAAATAAATAATTCCCAGCAGCTATGGTCACAGACTCATAGAGTACCTAGtcgttagagtgttgggccagtaaccgaaaggttgctggatcgaatccctgagctgacaaggaaaacatttgtcgttctgcccctgagcaaggcattttaaacccactgttccccgggcgccgatgatGTGGATGTcaatttaaggcagcccccccgcacctctctgattcagaggggttgggttaaatttggaagacacatttcagttgaaggcattcagttgtacaactgactaggtatccccctgtcCTTTCCTAATACCCATAAAGCCTAGCAGTCAAACATGAAATGGTTCCAAATCATTttcccaccattcatttttcccataggggattttagaaacacttaaaataagggctgcgTTTCGCGTAGACTTATCCCGGCGTAACATTTTGATAACATGAAataccccccccctccaaaaaagaAGCACTAATTAGCttctaatgtggctatcataaagaactacaaatgccatgttGATCTGGATGAGACTGCCGGAAGTGAGGAAAAAGTAAGAATATCTGGATTAACTATTTAACGTTAGCTAAATGTATtaatgaataaattggctacatttaTTTAAATGACCAATTCTGTgtactgtcttgtgcaagttttaaattgacataaTACCTGTTAGCAAAAGGTGTCAGCtcgagatgacgtgcaggagcttgcagggaatTGTAGTTTTTCATGATGTCTACGTTgacgctaattagcattttcaaatcTGAGAGGAAATAGAGCCAAATATATTGGAGGGAAAAAAAGTTGCCtcgtccgagagagatttacatggttattaaTAAATCCACTATGATCTGGCCACAGTTCCTGACATTGTACAGCTCTCATTCTGTAATTTctggattttaaaaaattatttcTGGTTTTCTGTGGCTTCATCCAAATTGTGTTCTTATTCAGACTCTTGAAATATTTGCTCTATACAGGCAAAATGTTCCCATAACATGTGAATGTAATTCCGCTCCTTTGTAAAGACAGCAAATAAATGTTGTGTATGTATGGTACATGTTCTTTATGTGCCCTTCAATACACATGAATGGCAAAAATCCTAATAGAAATCCCCTAtggattggaaccatttcctttcttggccgctaggttttatgggtattatgacacctacactgtggggctctattgaGCTATTATTACAAGGGGAAAGCATCACCATCTGAGGAGTAAAGTATTCAGATAAACTATTTAGAACAGGAAATGCAAAACTTCAAGTGTAactgaggtttaaaaaggcttctgaattCCAGTCAAAATAGAAGATTGTAAAGACTTACTGTggcctaccatgactatatataacccaactccatgtgttgccactatcatgtatcctaccatgactatatataacccaactccatgtgttgccactatcatgtatcctaccatgactatatccaacccaactccatttgttgccactatcatgtatcctaccatgactatatccaacccaactccatttgttgccactatcatgtatcctaccatgactatatccaacccaactccatttgTTGCCAccatcatgtatcctaccatgactatatccaacccaactccatttgTTGCCAccatcatgtatcctaccatgactatatccaacccaactccatttgttgccactatcatgtatcctaccatgactatatccaacccaactccatttgTTGCCACAATCATGTATCCTACCaggactatatccaacccaactccatttgttgccactatcatgtatcctaccatgactatatccaaccaaACTCCATTTGTTGCCACTATcgtgtatcctaccatgactatatccaacccaactccatttgTTGCCACTATCGTGTATCCCAGTGGTTTGCAAACTTTTTTGACCTGTGACCCACAACAAGGAGTGGTACAATATTGTGCAATATGCGTGCACACGCCAACATGAGTGCACAATTGCTACGCAAATGTAACCTGTCATTACAGCCATAACATGCAAGCTAGGCTACAGAAACAAACTGCGTTTTACACCTGCATTTGGAGCTGAAAGTCATTCATGGTAGCAGGCAATATCATGTCACTTCTCTGGATTCCAGAGCAGAATCAACTAGGGATATATCATGTCACTTCTCTAGAGTCTAGAGCAGAATCAACTAGGGATATATCATGTCACTTCTCTAGAGTCTAGAGCAGAATCAACTAGGGATATATCATGTCACTTCTCTAGAGTCCAGAGCAGAATCAACTAGGGATATATCATGTCACTTCTCTAGAGTCTAGAGCAGAATCAACTAGGGATATATCATGTCACTTCTCTAGAGTCTAGAGCAGAATCAACTAGGGATATATCATGTCACTTCTCTAGAGTCTAGAGCAGAATCAACTAGGGATATATCATGTCACTTCTCTAGAGTCTAGAGCAGAATCAACTAGGGATACATCATGTCACTTCTCTGGAGTCCAGAGCAGAATTAACTATCATGTCAGAATCATACAGCTACTTGTAGCAGAGGAGGTTGCAGGATCAGATGGAAAGCATGTGCTGTCTACACCAGCCATCACTGTGGAGGGCAGCCTGCCTTCAGAGTGCATATGCTTGTTGCCAGCCGGGTACTGTGGAGGGCAGCCTGCCTGCAGAGTGCATATGCTTGTTGCCAGCCATCACTGTGGAGGGAAGCCTGCCTGCAGAGTGCATATGCTTGTTGCCAGCCGGGTACTGTGGAGGGCAGCTTGTCTGCAGAGTGCATATGCTTGTTGCCAGCCGGGTACTGTGGAGGGCAGCCTGTCTGCAGAGTGCATATGCTTGTTGCCAGCCGGGTACTGTGGAGGGCAGCCTGTCTGCAGAGTGCATATGCTTGTTGCCAGCCGGGCACTGTGGAGGGCAGCCTGTCTGCAGAGTGCATATGCTTGTTGCCAGCCGGGTACTGTGGAGGGCAGCCTGTCTGCAGAGTGCATATGCTTGTTGCCAGCCGGGTACTGTGGAGGGCAGCCTGCCTGCAGAGTGCATATGCTTGTTGCCAGCCGGGTACTGTGGAGGGCAGCCTGTCTGCAGAGTGCATATGCTTGTTGCCAGCCGGGTACTGTGGAGGGCAGCCTGTCTGCAGAGTGCATATGCTTGTTGCCAGCCGAGTACTGTGGAGGGCAGCCTGTCTGCAGAGTGCATATGCTTGTTGCCAGCCGGGTACTGTGGAGGGCAGCCTGTCTGCAGAGTGCATATGCTTGTTGCCAGCCGGGTACTGTGGAGGGCAGCCTGTCTGCAGAGTGCATATGCTTGTTGCCAGCCGGGTACTGTGGAGGGCAGCCTGTCTGCAGAGTGCATATGCTTGTTGCCAGCCGGGTAGCCCTGTTCTTCCAAACAAATATCATAATACATTCTCCATGTTAAATCGTCATCCTATGATATTGAAGGCAGTGTGATGTAACAGCTGCTTATCTATAGACATATAGCCAGTAGGCACCCAAACAAGGCCTGTATGAAATGGGAAAATGATCAATCAAATCACCGAGTTTTGGCAAAGATGAGTCGGTGGTAGAGATGAGTCGGTGGTAGAGATGAGTCGGTGGTAGAGATGAGTCGGTGGTAGAGATGAGTCGGTTGTAGAGATGAGTCGGTAGTAGAGATGAGTCGGTGGTAGAGATGAGTAGGTAGTAGATTGCTAAACTGTATATGGATGATAAACATAGGCCTACTCTGTTTTTGCCAAACTGGAGGAAATGAAACTCATACTTTTTTTTTGCTGACTGTCATTGAacgattagtggaatctgtgtgggtagctggacaggtaggatgactgacagtgaaggtgaacaggtgtcaggtgacagaggaatggatgagactgaggcaggaattcctttaaccataaagtggtatatttactgggTAGTCTGTGTTGCATCACAAAGGAAACAGaataacatgtatccaatcaaATTCATAATCACAAAGACCCAATCATAACAATCATTCATTATTAACATCATTTGGTAATTCAGCAATTCAGTTCAATAAGAAGTCAATAGGAACCATCCTTGAGTCATTTAGGCTCGTAACTATTCATCATAATCATGCGAAGAATATAAATAATTAAATCAGTGATCGGTAATTCAGTCTATAATCCCCATCAGTTTGATATCAGAATTGATCAGTTCAGCAAACAATGACGTTTCATATTTCATCCTTTCAAGTTTGTCCTCATATGTACATGTAATTTCATTACATATTAACCATATATCGATGGCATAACTGGCCTGTGATGATCTgtagggccgtgatcattgaCCATTTACATTACACAATAGGTTTGAAGCGTGCGCTCCAAGCCGCGTTCCGCGGTAATAACTATGAACAATAACTGATGGCCCGCTCTCCCGATCGCAACGGATAGTTCAGATGAAAGGTAACACATTCGGTGGATTTACGGACGCACAGAACGTCTGGATTAGACGGAGTTAAAGAAGAGGAAGCAGCGAGCTCGGTCGATGGCGATTTCCTccttttaacttcttgaccatacttgagacgcagacgtctcaagtatgcccctggaaatgcaaatgcgctactctaaatgctaaatgtactcgttacaactcaatctttgatcaaaattcacaagcagggtattgaattaaagctacactcgttgtgaacctagccagcaagtcagatttttaaaatgcttttcggcgaaagcatgagaagctattatctgatagcatgcaccccccaaaatgctagcacgacacgtaaacaacagattttgcggtagccggcgctacccaaaacgcagaaataaaatataaaacattcattacctttgacgagcttctttcttggcactcctatatgccccataaacatcactattgggtctttttttcgtttaaatcggtccatatatacccaaaatagctttgtatggaagctgtgtcattcagaaaaaaacatcgtttttaaacgctgcgtaatttttttaaattaaaaaagtcgacgataaactttcacaaaacacttcgaaatccttttgtaatccaactttaggtattagtaaacgtttataatctatcaaaatgattacagggcgatgtattttcaataggtcttcgcttgcaaatcaatggctgctaatgtcttcttcaacaacatccgggtgaagactgggaaaatggatgccagatagatggattttccaacaattaattcaattgaaaatgacgacaatggcgacatcgtgtggaatttgtatgaattgcaggcaggtcgatattaaattctgttctcttttaacaactcgtggaagtgacttatggaaattatttttagctttcagagagcagtttttcttgcgtttttcaatgaaacacacgatctgttatagtcacagccgtgatttaaccagttttataaacttcagagtgttttctatccacacatactaatcatatgcatatactatattcctggcatgagtagcaggacgctgaaaagttgcgcgatttttaacagaatgttcgaaaaaggagggggtagaagtaagaggttttaatgagTTGAGATCagtcggacatttccacctgacctaattaaagcgcccctggcccagctgagcAAGTGGCCATGAATTAAAGGATtcttccaccaactccatgggccttttgtACAGCCATTGATCAACAATCAAGACGTGCAACGTTTTGGTTCTGAAGCATGGATGAGAATGTATAAAAGACTTGCGGGCAGTGGGTTCAGAAcatcattaaaaatatatatatatatatattacacacaccaCCGCCGAAAAGTGCATTTTGGACACTGGAAGGGCAAAAGGGAATGTGCTCTGCAGAGGGAGAGCCCTTTCTGTGCACGTACCTGTCTCTATACGTAAACATTAATCTCCATCGTGACCAAAACTACTATTTTATCCCGTATGTTTGCACGATTTATAGTATGACAGCGCCAGAAGTTAGCTACTAACATCTAGCATACATGTTACTTCAGCGTTAATCGTTGTGGTTAAGGTTATGTTTAAAATTCACATTTTAACAAGAGATGGCAAAGTTGATTTAGATGGAAGACGTGAGCTGAATGCGGTAACTCTGTAGTTAGCTAGCCGTAGCATAGTAAGCTAGCACTGCCACTTACCCGGTGAAACTATAATGATCGGTCTTTGCTGCTGCTGGCTGTTTGTGATACTTTCTAACCACGTTGTTGGTATGGACAGCATCCAATTTGAAAAGTAACGTTGTGCTGAAGCCCTCCTTCCATTGTTGATAGCCATGAAAGTTAAATGTCCCCCGCAGATTGACGAGTAGATGTCCAATTCGCCCGCATTGTGGCCACAAATGTATCCTACTTTTTAAAGCGTTTCATTTGCGTGGCCATTGAGAAAATCACATTTGCACAGCAAGTGTTGCTACAACCTGCTACCACACAAAGCTTGGCCATCTTGATGAATAAACATGCAATTGCTATCTAGCTCTATCCATAATACTAACCCACAAGGTTGTTTTGTTTACCCACGAGGACAGcgcattcagacagtattcagaccctttttcttttcccacattttgttacgttacagccgtattctaaaatggattcaataaaatgttttccgcatcaatctacacacaataccccataatgacatcacaataccccataatgacatcacaataccccataatgacatcacaataccccataatgacatcacaataccccataatgacatcacaataccccataatgacatcacgataccccataatgacatcacaataccccataatgacatcacaataccccataatgacatcacaataccccataatgacatcacaataccccataatgacatcacaataccccataatgacatcacaataccccataatgacatcgcaataccccataatgacatcgcaataccccataatgacatcacaataccccataatgacatcacaataccccataatgacatcacaataccccataatgacatcacaataccccataatgacaaagcgaaacaggttttgacatatttttttgcaaatgtaaaatcaagaaataacagaaataccttatttgggtacatattcagaccctttgctatgagactcgaaattgagctcaggtgcatccagtttccattgatcatccttgagatgtttctacaacttgagtggagtccacctgtggtaaattcaatgcttggacatgatttggaaaagcataTGCCtatttatataaggtcccacagttgacagtgcatgtcagagcaaaagccaagccatttggtagaaggaattgtccgtagagcgccgagacagtaGTTGATATAGTAATAATTTAGGCTAATAATATAACTCAATCTCTGTTTGCAAAAAAAGACTGTTCAATGCATGGCTGAGCACGTAGGTCCATAGAATAGGCGAACTATATCAGATACGTTTCTTGGCCTTTTAGAAAGATATTTAATGCCATTCTAGTACACTCTATACACTCTCTATATGACTGGACACATTGGCAGAATATTTGTCAAATCGAAAAAGATCCGGGGTAGCCTAGTCTACTCTGCTAACAATGACAAACAGATCAATACAAATGACGGATCCTTAAAATAGGCCTACGAGAAGGGGAGACGCACAACGTTGTCaactatgtctgagtgttggagtgtgccccttgccgtctgtaaataaatacataaaaaaagtAGAAAATCATCAGCTTAATATTAGGAATTTGATGTATGACATTTACTTTAACTttttactttcactcaagtatgaatatttagtactttttccaccactgaccaACGGTTTTTGAGTGAAACAATACAGTGTAGACAAGGTTATTCAGTAAAATAGTACATAGTGCTCCCTACAACATACTGTAACCTTGAACTAGATGGTTTGTGATTCATTTATGCATTATTTATAGGAAATAGGAAATCTACTATAGGTTAAGTGCACTTACGTTGTGTAATTTAACGTGTGCACTCGTCTAATGTGAATGAATGTTGTCAATGCTTAGCTACTTGAGCTGTTGAAATGAGATAGTTGAaaaatgaaatatatattttttagaataagaaagtgccagaactgtcaagaaaataacttttGTGTCAGTTTCTCTTTATTACTACAGACCGACTCAGATTAAGTCTGAGGccggtaacatcaacagtgaggacaaacccagcctgcctctctccttccgcACTTGAGTCCAAGCCTacctgattgtgacagtggagcccagtttacactgcaggatccagagatggcatcagtgaagctggaagactgcagtcaaacactggagctgaatgtcaacattaaagatgaagaagaggaggagaagattgggacatctgttagtcatggtaagagcaggttcTATCTCTCTATGAGTTATCTTCATAAGCTAGACCTCCATAAGCTATCACCCAGTCTATTGCTAGGTAGTATTCTGTAATTCTGACTCACACATGACCCCTGACATTCTATTGCTTGTGTAGTTCATTCCAACTTCCCACTGTGCATGAAATGTTACAGTATAACTGTTTCATGATGAACTGTTTCAGTGAGAAGGTAGATGTTACTTCATTCTACTGAGACTTGCATAGTTTGACACTAGTATTGTCAGAATTTGCTTGATTAAATTCCAGTTATTTCAGGAAGATCACTGAAATTACAATTCTCTTCAATGCCTTTCAAAGAGGAACATTTGAAATAGAAATTTGGTTTATTTGAATTGACTAATTAAAaattgaattgaccccaaccctggtagttactaacccttgtgataatgagtggaggatgatatggcaTGTATACATTTGACATGAATATCACACCAACTGACTGGTTCTTctgatgttgttcacacaggagaccatGTTGAGACATTATCTACATCCAGAGAGCAACAGCAGGAAGATCACAGAGCTAAGAAGTCTCACCACTGCCCACATTGTGAGGAGATTTTCCCATTTCTATCAAAGCTAAAAATACACCtacaaatacacacaggagagaagccttattcctGCACTGACTGTGGGACACACTTCACAACATCAAAGGCTCTgacagttcatcagagagtgcacactggagagaagccttactcctgctctgactgtgggaagagtttctcagGATTGGGTCACTTAAAAAGACaccaacgtatacacacaggagagaagccttactcctgctctgactgtgggaagagtttctcgCAACAGAGCAGCTTAAACTcgcacaaacatatacacacgggagagaagccttactactgctctgactgtggaaaatgcttcacagCATCATTTGAGTTAAAAGTTcatcagaggacacacacaggagagaagccttactactgctctgactgtgggatgAGTTTCTCTCAACAGAGCAGCTTAAAGTCACaccaacgtatacacacaggagagaagccttactcctgctctgattgtgggaagagtttctctcATCAAAGCAGCTTAAAATCACACCAACATATACATAAAgcagagaagccttactcctgctctggcTGTGGGAAGTACTTCACAACATCAGCTGAGctaaaagttcaccagagaacacacacaggagagaagccttactgctgctctgactgtgggaagagtttctctcaacagagcaacttaaaaacacaccaacttatacatacaggagagaagcctttctcaTGCTCTGACTGTGTGAAGTGCTTCACAACATCATCTGAGCTAAAAGTTCACCGGAGaacacacacgggagagaagccttactcctgctctgactgtgggaagagtttctctcAACAGAGCAACTTAATAACACACCAACGTATACATAAAGGAAAGAAGCCTCATCAGTTCTCTCAGGCCAGTTAAGATTAGTCACTCCATCACTTCATTCTCATCTCATAAAGGAAGTGGTAACAGTGAATTTGATAACATTACGAGAGAGTGACACACTGTTGTAATCCTATTGTTTCTCACTGTGAGAACTGTGCAGAGAAAAGGGAGCATTATAGAACATTAGCCTCTCTTTACTTTACTGATCAGTATTCACCTTGTCAGTTCCAGTGTGTTTTGTTAGCTTCTACTGTAAAGATATTGAGATTACCTTGGATTTGCCCTTATCGTTGAAAACCCTCTGAGCGATCTCTTGTTAAAACAATGGAGGGAGGTACTGCTTCCCTCTGCAGTTTTCTGTTGGAATGAGTTAGTAGACACAACATGTGtcagatagagatggtgtgatgatcagttttctgtgggaatgaGTTAGTAGACACAACATGTGtcagatagagatggtgtgatgatcagttttctgtgggaatgaGTTAGTAGACAACGTGtcagatagagatggtgtgatgatcagttttctgtgggaatgaGATACAACATGTGtcagatagagatggtgtgatgatcagttttctgtgggaatgaGTTAGTAGACAACGTGtcagatagagatggtgtgatgatcagttttctgtgggaatgaGATACAACGTGTCAGATAGAGATGATGTGATGATCAGTTTTCACCTTTAGTTTGGGTGGATACTTTTATTCCTACTAAATGTTTTTTGTGTAATGATACACAGGTTATAAAACAAATGGGTTTATTAAATTGTCTTTTAAAACTAGATTCACTATTTTAGTCATTGATGATTAATGTATTTGGATAACTGCAATGAATGTCATTGAATTACTACTGAAAAATAAATGTTCTACATACATTTTTGCTGGTCAACCTCTGGGTTATCTTTACagaaaaaacaatgtttttgttggcattcaaaatatatttacatGAATCTACTCAACAGCATGTCAATGCACCTTTACACATCACCACGGAGACAAGCCACTTTACTAGCCACCAGTATTTTTCTACAATGCATACAAATATATGGTAATCAGTATAAAGGACTTACATGTTTTCTTGTGTAAAACCagttaaataaaatgaaaaatgtatttgtctatTTTCATTTTCAATAGTTTTATAAGGTGCCACAGTCCAGGGACAGCATTACCACAACAATTCAAGAATGGCCCACTTACTATTGGGGAATTAGAATTCAAGAATTCTATTTAGCATTTTGGGACAAAGTAGCTCCCGTGTTTACACATGACAACACATATGCCACTTAATTCAGTGCTTCCTAGTTCCATGTATCAAACAGTTATTTCAGTTATACTAAAATCTGTCAAATCTGTAGGATCCCCTGCTGtttacaaggtgcacctgtgtaatgatcatgctgtttaaatcagcttcaggtggatggattatcttggcaaaggagaaatgctcactaacagggatgtaaccaaatttgtgcacaaaagttgagagaaataagctttttgtgcatgtagaacatttcttaaaatgtttacatgttgcgcttatatttttgttcagtatagtctGAACATGTAAACTTTTTTTATGGAAAAGAAATGAATGTTTCTGGTCGATGCACCTAGCTGCATTGTTAACAAAATAACAGAGAGGCAAAGATTACTGTTTGGAGggctcctccctccctgcttttTGCACTCAGTGAGAGCACACAATTAAAAATGTTTTAAGTACTATTAATTTAACAAAATGATGAATATGCTTGGGTTGGTTGCACAATGTTATTTCAATATGGTTCAATAAGGATAGAGGATAGATTAGTCAAACAAGGAGCAACCAAAATGGAGGTCTGGTGAGGTGACCAAACAATAGTGACACTACATGGAACATTCATTCTTGAACTGAGGTGGCCTTCCATCTTGCAAACCCTTTCATAAACCACATTGTTAGAGTTTAATATACTGTATCCCCAGTACTATATTGAGCATCAGGCTGTTGAAACGCAGTTGATTATGTAAATAGTCTTGTAGAACTGTGGTATT
This genomic interval carries:
- the LOC139398807 gene encoding zinc finger protein 135-like, giving the protein MASVKLEDCSQTLELNVNIKDEEEEEKIGTSVSHGDHVETLSTSREQQQEDHRAKKSHHCPHCEEIFPFLSKLKIHLQIHTGEKPYSCTDCGTHFTTSKALTVHQRVHTGEKPYSCSDCGKSFSGLGHLKRHQRIHTGEKPYSCSDCGKSFSQQSSLNSHKHIHTGEKPYYCSDCGKCFTASFELKVHQRTHTGEKPYYCSDCGMSFSQQSSLKSHQRIHTGEKPYSCSDCGKSFSHQSSLKSHQHIHKAEKPYSCSGCGKYFTTSAELKVHQRTHTGEKPYCCSDCGKSFSQQSNLKTHQLIHTGEKPFSCSDCVKCFTTSSELKVHRRTHTGEKPYSCSDCGKSFSQQSNLITHQRIHKGKKPHQFSQAS